The Episyrphus balteatus chromosome 4, idEpiBalt1.1, whole genome shotgun sequence genome includes a window with the following:
- the LOC129918956 gene encoding uncharacterized protein LOC129918956 isoform X1 has translation MIVKIKYFLILQLILLPLLVTANNARGRRRPGARTEATAVEEVTEKAAGPDQIAMASRTESSRYAMPSSYATSDQETENYPYELNLVRPESQFPTNPAGVSQYSFGNEERQVDDVETAEEYVAKAMQMYGSRLKEPIRITAENMPPQNKYDVFEAPEPETQTPAPIPVSAPVYEKDPVTRSYDVYDYSTYETVSEQQYEPKFETKYRYQPNNNAETAYVAPSMRPQSSSDNDRIKAAASSEIPKEEILKQIEKSVIKYMKEMEADGKIIPPSEPKTTYAKFQQAESGQRIQTTPKPKQTSFQYTSSSTRNQSPKIAQKPSASSQEETYSSSLQQELSESLAPNVEFIYKIKARAPLQSMQASRPYSTKIPVESFDHSAALKNMEEFDLSHVVQEERVATKPKLFFNSDIYQDINSLPYKPEKLVINRPQKTKEHPDYKGYALYTEAKPEEDSEDSGYPIMNPYQFVFKKEPSSSSSLVAQSSNWESSHNRPYSAPQKPQLEYDTYSPKYNNNPEGYGYQHQHGQSHKYQGRHTTKRGKRGGPHPHGKKGSRGSSSAKDPEANVALRPPPKV, from the exons CTTTTGCCATTGCTTGTAACAGCAAACAATGCGCGGGGAAGACGTCGTCCTGGTGCTAGAACTGAAGCAACAGCAGTCGAAGAAGTGACAGAAAAAGCTGCTGGACCTGATCAAATTGCTATGGCTAGTCGAACTGAGTCCTCTAGATATGCAATGCCATCCTCTTATGCCACATCTGATCAAGAGACAG aaaactatCCATACGAGTTAAATTTGGTCCGTCCTGAGAGTCAATTTCCTACCAATCCGGCCGGTGTATCTCAATACAGCTTTGGCAATGAAGAGCGTCAAGTGGACGACGTCGAAACCGCTGAAGAGTATGTTGCCAAGGCCATGCAAATGTACGGAAGTCGTCTCAAGGAACCCATAAGAATTACTGCAGAGAATATGCCACCTCAGAATAAATATGATGTCTTTGAAGCGCCCGAACCAGAAACACAAACACCTGCACCAATACCAGTATCGGCGCCTGTTTATGAAAAAGACCCAGTCACTCGATCATATGACGTTTATGATTACTCAACCTATGAAACTGTGTCCGAACAGCAGTATGAACCAAAGTTTGAAACCAAATACCGATACCAACCAAATAATAATGCTGAAACCGCTTATGTAGCTCCATCCATGAGACCGCAATCATCATCTGACAATGATCGCATTAAGGCAGCAGCTTCCAGTGAAATTCCCAAAGAAGAAATTCTGAAGCAAATAGAAAAATCTGTCATCAAGTATATGAAAGAAATGGAAGCCGATGGAAAAATTATTCCCCCTTCTGAACCAAAGACAACCTATGCTAAATTTCAGCAAGCCGAAAGTGGCCAACGCATTCAAACAACTCCAAAGCCAAAACAAACGAGTTTTCAATACACATCGTCATCCACTCGGAATCAAAGTCCAAAAATAGCCCAAAAACCAAGTGCATCAAGCCAAGAGGAAACTTATTCAAGCTCATTGCAACAAGAACTTTCAGAGAGCTTAGCTCCTAATGTAGAATTCATCTACAAAATCAAGGCACGAGCTCCTTTACAGTCTATGCAAGCTTCGAGGCCTTATTCAACTAAAATACCAGTAGAATCTTTTGACCATTCAGCCGCTCTTAAGAATATGGAAGAATTTGATTTATCTCATGTAGTTCAAGAGGAACGAGTAGCAACTAAACCCAAACTGTTCTTCAATTCAGATATATACCAAGACATCAACTCCTTGCCATACAAACCAGAAAAACTTGTAATCAATAGACCACAAAAGACCAAGGAACATCCAGATTATAAAGGATATGCGCTTTATACTGAAGCAAAACCCGAAGAGGACTCCGAAGACTCTGGCTATCCAATAATGAATCCCTACCAGTTTGTTTTTAAGAAGGAACCATCATCGTCGTCTTCTCTTGTTGCACAATCATCAAACTGGGAAAGCTCCCATAATCGACCATATTCAGCACCCCAGAAACCTCAGTTGGAATATGATACTTATTCGCCAAAGTACAATAACAATCCCGAAGGCTATGGCTACCAACACCAGCATGGTCAAAGCCACAAATACCAAGGACGCCATACAACAAAGCGAGGCAAGCGTGGTGGACCCCATCCTCATGGAAAAAAAGGATCACGGGGAAGCTCTTCAGCAAAGGATCCAGAAGCTAATGTAGCTCTAAGACCTCCACCAAAGGTGTAA
- the LOC129918215 gene encoding histidine-rich glycoprotein, translating to MFKLILLCSVIGLAVGLKIHEHEYEPEEYEHAHYNEPSIEETEHHQEVDHKHSATSHQSVKFHHFHAVPVYIKKEDQHLLKNPIEIGGSKQKLKILHPETEKNHNHGLVLENHSESHVEEHGHEHAHYEEEPHLEHYEHYHHE from the exons atgtttaaattaatC cttCTTTGTTCTGTGATCGGTTTGGCTGTGGGTCTCAAGATTCATGAACACGAATACGAGCCTGAGGAGTACGAACACGCTCATTACAATGAACCATCAATTGAGGAAACTGAACACCATCAAGAGGTCGACCATAAGCACTCAGCTACATCACATCAAAGTGTGAAATTCCATCATTTCCATGCAGTTCCGGTGTACATCAAGAAGGAAGACCAGCATCTGTTGAAGAATCCTATTGAAATCGGAGGCAGCAAGCAGAAGCTGAAGATTCTCCACCCAGAAACGGAAAAGAATCATAATCATGGTTTAGTGTTGGAGAATCACAGCGAATCACATGTGGAAGAACATGGACATGAACATGCGCATTACGAAGAGGAACCACATTTGGAACACTACGAGCATTACCACCATGAGTAA
- the LOC129918956 gene encoding uncharacterized protein LOC129918956 isoform X2, producing the protein MLLPLLVTANNARGRRRPGARTEATAVEEVTEKAAGPDQIAMASRTESSRYAMPSSYATSDQETENYPYELNLVRPESQFPTNPAGVSQYSFGNEERQVDDVETAEEYVAKAMQMYGSRLKEPIRITAENMPPQNKYDVFEAPEPETQTPAPIPVSAPVYEKDPVTRSYDVYDYSTYETVSEQQYEPKFETKYRYQPNNNAETAYVAPSMRPQSSSDNDRIKAAASSEIPKEEILKQIEKSVIKYMKEMEADGKIIPPSEPKTTYAKFQQAESGQRIQTTPKPKQTSFQYTSSSTRNQSPKIAQKPSASSQEETYSSSLQQELSESLAPNVEFIYKIKARAPLQSMQASRPYSTKIPVESFDHSAALKNMEEFDLSHVVQEERVATKPKLFFNSDIYQDINSLPYKPEKLVINRPQKTKEHPDYKGYALYTEAKPEEDSEDSGYPIMNPYQFVFKKEPSSSSSLVAQSSNWESSHNRPYSAPQKPQLEYDTYSPKYNNNPEGYGYQHQHGQSHKYQGRHTTKRGKRGGPHPHGKKGSRGSSSAKDPEANVALRPPPKV; encoded by the exons CTTTTGCCATTGCTTGTAACAGCAAACAATGCGCGGGGAAGACGTCGTCCTGGTGCTAGAACTGAAGCAACAGCAGTCGAAGAAGTGACAGAAAAAGCTGCTGGACCTGATCAAATTGCTATGGCTAGTCGAACTGAGTCCTCTAGATATGCAATGCCATCCTCTTATGCCACATCTGATCAAGAGACAG aaaactatCCATACGAGTTAAATTTGGTCCGTCCTGAGAGTCAATTTCCTACCAATCCGGCCGGTGTATCTCAATACAGCTTTGGCAATGAAGAGCGTCAAGTGGACGACGTCGAAACCGCTGAAGAGTATGTTGCCAAGGCCATGCAAATGTACGGAAGTCGTCTCAAGGAACCCATAAGAATTACTGCAGAGAATATGCCACCTCAGAATAAATATGATGTCTTTGAAGCGCCCGAACCAGAAACACAAACACCTGCACCAATACCAGTATCGGCGCCTGTTTATGAAAAAGACCCAGTCACTCGATCATATGACGTTTATGATTACTCAACCTATGAAACTGTGTCCGAACAGCAGTATGAACCAAAGTTTGAAACCAAATACCGATACCAACCAAATAATAATGCTGAAACCGCTTATGTAGCTCCATCCATGAGACCGCAATCATCATCTGACAATGATCGCATTAAGGCAGCAGCTTCCAGTGAAATTCCCAAAGAAGAAATTCTGAAGCAAATAGAAAAATCTGTCATCAAGTATATGAAAGAAATGGAAGCCGATGGAAAAATTATTCCCCCTTCTGAACCAAAGACAACCTATGCTAAATTTCAGCAAGCCGAAAGTGGCCAACGCATTCAAACAACTCCAAAGCCAAAACAAACGAGTTTTCAATACACATCGTCATCCACTCGGAATCAAAGTCCAAAAATAGCCCAAAAACCAAGTGCATCAAGCCAAGAGGAAACTTATTCAAGCTCATTGCAACAAGAACTTTCAGAGAGCTTAGCTCCTAATGTAGAATTCATCTACAAAATCAAGGCACGAGCTCCTTTACAGTCTATGCAAGCTTCGAGGCCTTATTCAACTAAAATACCAGTAGAATCTTTTGACCATTCAGCCGCTCTTAAGAATATGGAAGAATTTGATTTATCTCATGTAGTTCAAGAGGAACGAGTAGCAACTAAACCCAAACTGTTCTTCAATTCAGATATATACCAAGACATCAACTCCTTGCCATACAAACCAGAAAAACTTGTAATCAATAGACCACAAAAGACCAAGGAACATCCAGATTATAAAGGATATGCGCTTTATACTGAAGCAAAACCCGAAGAGGACTCCGAAGACTCTGGCTATCCAATAATGAATCCCTACCAGTTTGTTTTTAAGAAGGAACCATCATCGTCGTCTTCTCTTGTTGCACAATCATCAAACTGGGAAAGCTCCCATAATCGACCATATTCAGCACCCCAGAAACCTCAGTTGGAATATGATACTTATTCGCCAAAGTACAATAACAATCCCGAAGGCTATGGCTACCAACACCAGCATGGTCAAAGCCACAAATACCAAGGACGCCATACAACAAAGCGAGGCAAGCGTGGTGGACCCCATCCTCATGGAAAAAAAGGATCACGGGGAAGCTCTTCAGCAAAGGATCCAGAAGCTAATGTAGCTCTAAGACCTCCACCAAAGGTGTAA
- the LOC129918956 gene encoding uncharacterized protein LOC129918956 isoform X3 — translation MASRTESSRYAMPSSYATSDQETENYPYELNLVRPESQFPTNPAGVSQYSFGNEERQVDDVETAEEYVAKAMQMYGSRLKEPIRITAENMPPQNKYDVFEAPEPETQTPAPIPVSAPVYEKDPVTRSYDVYDYSTYETVSEQQYEPKFETKYRYQPNNNAETAYVAPSMRPQSSSDNDRIKAAASSEIPKEEILKQIEKSVIKYMKEMEADGKIIPPSEPKTTYAKFQQAESGQRIQTTPKPKQTSFQYTSSSTRNQSPKIAQKPSASSQEETYSSSLQQELSESLAPNVEFIYKIKARAPLQSMQASRPYSTKIPVESFDHSAALKNMEEFDLSHVVQEERVATKPKLFFNSDIYQDINSLPYKPEKLVINRPQKTKEHPDYKGYALYTEAKPEEDSEDSGYPIMNPYQFVFKKEPSSSSSLVAQSSNWESSHNRPYSAPQKPQLEYDTYSPKYNNNPEGYGYQHQHGQSHKYQGRHTTKRGKRGGPHPHGKKGSRGSSSAKDPEANVALRPPPKV, via the exons ATGGCTAGTCGAACTGAGTCCTCTAGATATGCAATGCCATCCTCTTATGCCACATCTGATCAAGAGACAG aaaactatCCATACGAGTTAAATTTGGTCCGTCCTGAGAGTCAATTTCCTACCAATCCGGCCGGTGTATCTCAATACAGCTTTGGCAATGAAGAGCGTCAAGTGGACGACGTCGAAACCGCTGAAGAGTATGTTGCCAAGGCCATGCAAATGTACGGAAGTCGTCTCAAGGAACCCATAAGAATTACTGCAGAGAATATGCCACCTCAGAATAAATATGATGTCTTTGAAGCGCCCGAACCAGAAACACAAACACCTGCACCAATACCAGTATCGGCGCCTGTTTATGAAAAAGACCCAGTCACTCGATCATATGACGTTTATGATTACTCAACCTATGAAACTGTGTCCGAACAGCAGTATGAACCAAAGTTTGAAACCAAATACCGATACCAACCAAATAATAATGCTGAAACCGCTTATGTAGCTCCATCCATGAGACCGCAATCATCATCTGACAATGATCGCATTAAGGCAGCAGCTTCCAGTGAAATTCCCAAAGAAGAAATTCTGAAGCAAATAGAAAAATCTGTCATCAAGTATATGAAAGAAATGGAAGCCGATGGAAAAATTATTCCCCCTTCTGAACCAAAGACAACCTATGCTAAATTTCAGCAAGCCGAAAGTGGCCAACGCATTCAAACAACTCCAAAGCCAAAACAAACGAGTTTTCAATACACATCGTCATCCACTCGGAATCAAAGTCCAAAAATAGCCCAAAAACCAAGTGCATCAAGCCAAGAGGAAACTTATTCAAGCTCATTGCAACAAGAACTTTCAGAGAGCTTAGCTCCTAATGTAGAATTCATCTACAAAATCAAGGCACGAGCTCCTTTACAGTCTATGCAAGCTTCGAGGCCTTATTCAACTAAAATACCAGTAGAATCTTTTGACCATTCAGCCGCTCTTAAGAATATGGAAGAATTTGATTTATCTCATGTAGTTCAAGAGGAACGAGTAGCAACTAAACCCAAACTGTTCTTCAATTCAGATATATACCAAGACATCAACTCCTTGCCATACAAACCAGAAAAACTTGTAATCAATAGACCACAAAAGACCAAGGAACATCCAGATTATAAAGGATATGCGCTTTATACTGAAGCAAAACCCGAAGAGGACTCCGAAGACTCTGGCTATCCAATAATGAATCCCTACCAGTTTGTTTTTAAGAAGGAACCATCATCGTCGTCTTCTCTTGTTGCACAATCATCAAACTGGGAAAGCTCCCATAATCGACCATATTCAGCACCCCAGAAACCTCAGTTGGAATATGATACTTATTCGCCAAAGTACAATAACAATCCCGAAGGCTATGGCTACCAACACCAGCATGGTCAAAGCCACAAATACCAAGGACGCCATACAACAAAGCGAGGCAAGCGTGGTGGACCCCATCCTCATGGAAAAAAAGGATCACGGGGAAGCTCTTCAGCAAAGGATCCAGAAGCTAATGTAGCTCTAAGACCTCCACCAAAGGTGTAA